A window from Salvia miltiorrhiza cultivar Shanhuang (shh) chromosome 2, IMPLAD_Smil_shh, whole genome shotgun sequence encodes these proteins:
- the LOC131012394 gene encoding lysine-specific demethylase JMJ28 isoform X5 → MRDKDPPPEEFRCKRTDGRQWRCKRRAMDGKTLCDIHYLQGKHRQHKQKVPESLKLERNAGKKKQDSNGECSRTRVTKLAKKPGVAAEKKRRRGVSEALDEALKRMKLKRGDLHLELIRVFLQRQVEKKKERELKESSVADETRVLPCGVMAISQSHSSLQSIRENDGLDVKIGEDSNVNSLLQRHFRSKNIEPLPISTMQVLPLMGNVKTKKMKKCHWCRESKCRCLIKCLTCRKRFFCLECIKERYFEKQQVKAECPACRGICGCKLCLKQKPSTNKESYGGGRKLRRKELLLYLIHMLFPVLKKVNHDQIIELETESKAAGKEESEIQISRTKLGISTSFCCNKCKTSIVDYHRTCTKCSYNLCLSCCRELSQCSLSGSFMLRSCKKRKILSSGDDLKFKQNISRHNSGPLSQSIISSQNWETSEDGSIPCPPTDIGGCGGSLLDLRSIFPFNWTRDLEVKAEEILDGHPFPSTDASQCCSLCHDSGGSNGDLKKLQKEPSKKIGFNNNYLYSPTVKDLHQETLEHFQNHWGKGHPVIVRNVLRSNASLCWDPVIMFCLYVEKKSSGSCHEGGTNAANCLDWCEVEIDRKRLFMGSLEKRTHASIQQKVLKFKAWLSSHLFQKHFPLHYNEILSALPLPEYVNPVSGLLNVSVKLPKDLSKHDLGPCIYSSYGGPEELMQADYLSKLCYETHDTVNILAYATDAPVSPDQIDKIENLMKKYKARDHQLAQSFSNSSDQKGKSSLQSEDTGESGLQDNGEKLIPPDGIENVPFYSNDPLKVLKTLKTLMRIFKRKI, encoded by the exons ATGCGGGATAAGGATCCGCCGCCGGAGGAGTTCCGCTGCAAGCGGACGGACGGCCGTCAATGGCGGTGCAAGCGGCGGGCGATGGACGGGAAGACGCTCTGCGATATTCACTATCTGCAGGGGAAGCACCGCCAGCATAAGCAGAAGGTGCCGGAGTCGCTCAAGCTGGAGAGGAATGCGGGCAAGAAGAAGCAGGATAGTAACGGGGAATGCAGCCGTACTAGGGTTACGAAATTGGCCAAGAAGCCGGGGGTGGCGGCAGAGAAGAAGCGGAGGAGGGGCGTGTCAGAGGCGTTGGACGAGGCTCTGAAGCGGATGAAGTTGAAGAGAGGCGACTTGCATTTGGAATTGATCAGAGTGTTTCTGCAGAGGCaggtggagaagaagaaggagcgGGAGTTGAAGGAGAGCTCCGTAGCGGATGAGACTAGAGTGTTGCCTTGTGGAGTCATGGCGATTTCTCAATCGCATTCGAGTTTGCAGAGCATCCGCGAAAATGATGGTTTGGATGTCAAAATAGGAGAGGATTCTAATGTTAATTCGTTGCTGCAGAGGCATTTCcggtcgaaaaatattgaacctTTACCGATTAGTACAATGCAG GTCTTACCATTGATGGGGAATGTGAAGACcaagaaaatgaagaaatgcCACTGGTGCAGGGAAAGTAAATGTCGCTGCTTGATCAAGTGTTTGACTTGCAGGAAACGTTTCTTCTGCCTCGAATGTATTAAAGAGAG GTATTTTGAGAAGCAACAAGTGAAGGCAGAATGTCCTGCCTGCCGTGGAATTTGTGGCTGTAAGCTCTGCTTGAAACAGAAGCCTAGTACTAATAAG GAATCTTATGGAGGTGGAAGGAAGTTGCGTAGGAAAGAATTGCTTCTTTATTTGATCCACATGCTTTTTCCTGTGCTGAAAAAAGTAAATCATGATCAGATCATTGAGCTTGAGACAGAATCTAAGGCCGCAG GAAAAGAAGAATCTGAAATTCAGATTTCACGGACTAAGCTGGGTATTAGTACATCATTCTGCTG CAACAAATGCAAAACATCAATTGTCGACTACCACAGGACCTGCACAAAGTGTTCATACAATCTTTGCTTAAGTTGTTGCCGGGAGCTTTCTCAATGTAGCTTATCTGGAAGTTTTATGCTCAGAAGTTGTAAGAAAAGGAAAATCCTTTCATCTGGTGATGACCTAAAATTTAAGCAGAATATATCAAGGCATAACTCTGGGCCACTCAGTCAATCAATTATCTCCTCGCAAAACTGGGAAACTAGTGAAGATGGTAGTATCCCGTGCCCTCCTACAGATATCGGAGGTTGTGGTGGCAGCCTTCTTGATCTAAGAAGTATATTTCCATTTAATTGGACTAGAGATCTGGAAGTTAAAGCTGAAGAAATACTGGATGGCCATCCCTTTCCAAGTACTGATGCTTCTCAATGCTGTTCGCTGTGCCATGACTCTGGTGGAAGCAATGGTGACCTTAAGAAGCTGCAGAAAGAACCGTCTAAGAAAATTGGTTTTAACAACAACTATCTCTACAGTCCGACTGTAAAGGATCTTCATCAAGAAACCCTTGAGCATTTCCAGAATCACTGGGGTAAGGGTCACCCTGTTATAGTTCGAAATGTGCTTAGGAGCAATGCAAGCTTGTGTTGGGATCCAGTTATCATGTTTTGTTTGTATGTGGAGAAGAAAAGCTCAGGGTCTTGTCATGAAGGTGGCACAAATGCGGCAAACTGCTTGGATTGGTGTGAG GTGGAAATTGATCGGAAGCGGTTATTTATGGGATCACTAGAGAAGAGAACACATGCAAGCATACAGCAGAAAGTTCTAAAGTTCAAAGCTTGGCTTTCTTCCCATTTGTTTCAAAAGCATTTCCCTCTCCATTACAATGAGATTTTAAGTGCTTTACCTCTTCCAGAGTACGTCAATCCAGTGTCTGGCCTTTTGAATGTCAGTGTGAAGTTGCCAAAGGATTTGTCAAAGCATGACTTAGGTCCTTGTATCTATTCTTCGTATGGAGGTCCAGAAGAACTTATGCAGGCTGATTATTTGTCAAAACTATGTTATGAAACACATGATACG GTGAATATTCTCGCTTATGCTACAGATGCTCCAGTGTCCCCAGATCAGATTGATAAAATTGAGAACTTGATGAAAAAATACAAGGCTCGAGACCACCAACTTGCACAGTCATTTAGTAATTCCAGTGATCAGAAAGGCAAATCATCTTTGCAGAGTGAAGACACTGGTGAATCAGGATTGCAGGACAATGGAGAAAAGTTAATACCACCAGATGGAATTGAAAATGTACCCTTTTACTCCAACGATCCACTCAAAG TTTTGAAAACTCTGAAGACCTTGATGAGAATTTTCAAGAGGAAGATATAG
- the LOC131012394 gene encoding lysine-specific demethylase JMJ28 isoform X3 — protein MRDKDPPPEEFRCKRTDGRQWRCKRRAMDGKTLCDIHYLQGKHRQHKQKVPESLKLERNAGKKKQDSNGECSRTRVTKLAKKPGVAAEKKRRRGVSEALDEALKRMKLKRGDLHLELIRVFLQRQVEKKKERELKESSVADETRVLPCGVMAISQSHSSLQSIRENDGLDVKIGEDSNVNSLLQRHFRSKNIEPLPISTMQVLPLMGNVKTKKMKKCHWCRESKCRCLIKCLTCRKRFFCLECIKERYFEKQQVKAECPACRGICGCKLCLKQKPSTNKESYGGGRKLRRKELLLYLIHMLFPVLKKVNHDQIIELETESKAAGKEESEIQISRTKLGISTSFCCNKCKTSIVDYHRTCTKCSYNLCLSCCRELSQCSLSGSFMLRSCKKRKILSSGDDLKFKQNISRHNSGPLSQSIISSQNWETSEDGSIPCPPTDIGGCGGSLLDLRSIFPFNWTRDLEVKAEEILDGHPFPSTDASQCCSLCHDSGGSNGDLKKLQKEPSKKIGFNNNYLYSPTVKDLHQETLEHFQNHWGKGHPVIVRNVLRSNASLCWDPVIMFCLYVEKKSSGSCHEGGTNAANCLDWCEVEIDRKRLFMGSLEKRTHASIQQKVLKFKAWLSSHLFQKHFPLHYNEILSALPLPEYVNPVSGLLNVSVKLPKDLSKHDLGPCIYSSYGGPEELMQADYLSKLCYETHDTVNILAYATDAPVSPDQIDKIENLMKKYKARDHQLAQSFSNSSDQKGKSSLQSEDTGESGLQDNGEKLIPPDGIENVPFYSNDPLKGQAPCVENGNLSDDSEYDNEESILCCGSFENSEDLDENFQEEDIESSCSSEDKQGTDCCGAQWDIFPRQDVPKLLEYLSKHSNELNPARHYPKHVHPVLDQNFFLDAYHKLRLKEEYDIQPWTFEQCPGEAVFIPAGCPYQIRKIKLFYFFSHVSILWWTSSHPKMQLIAFN, from the exons ATGCGGGATAAGGATCCGCCGCCGGAGGAGTTCCGCTGCAAGCGGACGGACGGCCGTCAATGGCGGTGCAAGCGGCGGGCGATGGACGGGAAGACGCTCTGCGATATTCACTATCTGCAGGGGAAGCACCGCCAGCATAAGCAGAAGGTGCCGGAGTCGCTCAAGCTGGAGAGGAATGCGGGCAAGAAGAAGCAGGATAGTAACGGGGAATGCAGCCGTACTAGGGTTACGAAATTGGCCAAGAAGCCGGGGGTGGCGGCAGAGAAGAAGCGGAGGAGGGGCGTGTCAGAGGCGTTGGACGAGGCTCTGAAGCGGATGAAGTTGAAGAGAGGCGACTTGCATTTGGAATTGATCAGAGTGTTTCTGCAGAGGCaggtggagaagaagaaggagcgGGAGTTGAAGGAGAGCTCCGTAGCGGATGAGACTAGAGTGTTGCCTTGTGGAGTCATGGCGATTTCTCAATCGCATTCGAGTTTGCAGAGCATCCGCGAAAATGATGGTTTGGATGTCAAAATAGGAGAGGATTCTAATGTTAATTCGTTGCTGCAGAGGCATTTCcggtcgaaaaatattgaacctTTACCGATTAGTACAATGCAG GTCTTACCATTGATGGGGAATGTGAAGACcaagaaaatgaagaaatgcCACTGGTGCAGGGAAAGTAAATGTCGCTGCTTGATCAAGTGTTTGACTTGCAGGAAACGTTTCTTCTGCCTCGAATGTATTAAAGAGAG GTATTTTGAGAAGCAACAAGTGAAGGCAGAATGTCCTGCCTGCCGTGGAATTTGTGGCTGTAAGCTCTGCTTGAAACAGAAGCCTAGTACTAATAAG GAATCTTATGGAGGTGGAAGGAAGTTGCGTAGGAAAGAATTGCTTCTTTATTTGATCCACATGCTTTTTCCTGTGCTGAAAAAAGTAAATCATGATCAGATCATTGAGCTTGAGACAGAATCTAAGGCCGCAG GAAAAGAAGAATCTGAAATTCAGATTTCACGGACTAAGCTGGGTATTAGTACATCATTCTGCTG CAACAAATGCAAAACATCAATTGTCGACTACCACAGGACCTGCACAAAGTGTTCATACAATCTTTGCTTAAGTTGTTGCCGGGAGCTTTCTCAATGTAGCTTATCTGGAAGTTTTATGCTCAGAAGTTGTAAGAAAAGGAAAATCCTTTCATCTGGTGATGACCTAAAATTTAAGCAGAATATATCAAGGCATAACTCTGGGCCACTCAGTCAATCAATTATCTCCTCGCAAAACTGGGAAACTAGTGAAGATGGTAGTATCCCGTGCCCTCCTACAGATATCGGAGGTTGTGGTGGCAGCCTTCTTGATCTAAGAAGTATATTTCCATTTAATTGGACTAGAGATCTGGAAGTTAAAGCTGAAGAAATACTGGATGGCCATCCCTTTCCAAGTACTGATGCTTCTCAATGCTGTTCGCTGTGCCATGACTCTGGTGGAAGCAATGGTGACCTTAAGAAGCTGCAGAAAGAACCGTCTAAGAAAATTGGTTTTAACAACAACTATCTCTACAGTCCGACTGTAAAGGATCTTCATCAAGAAACCCTTGAGCATTTCCAGAATCACTGGGGTAAGGGTCACCCTGTTATAGTTCGAAATGTGCTTAGGAGCAATGCAAGCTTGTGTTGGGATCCAGTTATCATGTTTTGTTTGTATGTGGAGAAGAAAAGCTCAGGGTCTTGTCATGAAGGTGGCACAAATGCGGCAAACTGCTTGGATTGGTGTGAG GTGGAAATTGATCGGAAGCGGTTATTTATGGGATCACTAGAGAAGAGAACACATGCAAGCATACAGCAGAAAGTTCTAAAGTTCAAAGCTTGGCTTTCTTCCCATTTGTTTCAAAAGCATTTCCCTCTCCATTACAATGAGATTTTAAGTGCTTTACCTCTTCCAGAGTACGTCAATCCAGTGTCTGGCCTTTTGAATGTCAGTGTGAAGTTGCCAAAGGATTTGTCAAAGCATGACTTAGGTCCTTGTATCTATTCTTCGTATGGAGGTCCAGAAGAACTTATGCAGGCTGATTATTTGTCAAAACTATGTTATGAAACACATGATACG GTGAATATTCTCGCTTATGCTACAGATGCTCCAGTGTCCCCAGATCAGATTGATAAAATTGAGAACTTGATGAAAAAATACAAGGCTCGAGACCACCAACTTGCACAGTCATTTAGTAATTCCAGTGATCAGAAAGGCAAATCATCTTTGCAGAGTGAAGACACTGGTGAATCAGGATTGCAGGACAATGGAGAAAAGTTAATACCACCAGATGGAATTGAAAATGTACCCTTTTACTCCAACGATCCACTCAAAGGTCAGGCACCATGTGTTGAAAATGGAAATTTGTCTGATGACAGTGAATATGATAATGAGGAATCAATTCTTTGCTGTGGAAGTTTTGAAAACTCTGAAGACCTTGATGAGAATTTTCAAGAGGAAGATATAGAAAGCTCTTGTTCCAGTGAAGATAAGCAAGGAACTGATTGTTGTGGTGCTCAGTGGGACATTTTTCCCCGACAAGATGTACCAAAACTTCTGGAGTACCTTAGTAAACATTCAAATGAGCTCAACCCTGCACGCCACTATCCGAAACAT GTTCATCCTGTTCTTGATCAGAACTTCTTCCTTGATGCTTATCACAAATTGAGACTTAAAGAGGAGTATG ATATTCAACCATGGACCTTTGAGCAGTGTCCTGGAGAGGCTGTCTTCATTCCTGCTGGATGTCCTTATCAAATTAGAAAGATCAAG CTCTTTTACTTTTTCAGTCATGTGTCAATATTGTGGTGGACTTCATCTCACCCGAAAATGCAGCTCATTGCATTCAATTGA